Proteins encoded together in one Eublepharis macularius isolate TG4126 chromosome 2, MPM_Emac_v1.0, whole genome shotgun sequence window:
- the UBE2L6 gene encoding ubiquitin/ISG15-conjugating enzyme E2 L6 isoform X1, with protein sequence MGGTEVVGYLDKENCNLPQSKSILNLIKRRAPVLIYLLRSTAARCCLSSFSLGKAASIARGCGLGSSGALFVVRANARWRRRAGEWRSCSTRGSCGGKTPPPQCVYMYNNKESSQRERCLFHEELDEIKKARFHCFQNIEADETNVLLWKGLLVPADHPYNGGAFWIEISFPCEYPLKPPKITFKTKIYHPNVDEKGQVCLPIISNENWKPTTKIDQVIQALITLVNKPEPAHPLRADLAEEFTKDYERFLCNAEDYTHEFSEKRPYK encoded by the exons ATGGGGGGCACAGAAGTAGTGGGCTATTTGGACAAGGAGAACTGCAATCTTCCGCAGTCCAAGTCCATCTTGAATCTGATAAAAAGGAGAGCGCCGGTTTTAATCTATCTGTTACGCAGCACGGCCGCTCGATGCTGCCTTTCCAGCTTCTCTCTAGGGAAGGCGGCCAGTATTGCCCGTGGGTGTGGTCTCGGTAGCTCCGGCGCTCTGTTTGTGGTGCGGGCTAACGCAAGATGGCGGCGGCGAGCAGGAGAGTGGCGAAG TTGTTCAACGCGCGGGAGCTGTGGCggaaaaacaccccccccccaatgtgtttATATGTATAACAACAAGGAGAGTTCCCAGCGTGAACGATGCCTCTTCCATGag GAGCTGGATGAGATTAAGAAGGCACGGTTCCATTGCTTCCAGAATATTGAAGCGGATGAGACCAATGTCCTCCTCTGGAAGGGGCTTCTAGTGCCA GCTGATCACCCATACAATGGTGGTGCATTTTGGATTGAGATCAGCTTTCCATGTGAGTATCCACTCAAGCCCCCCAAGATCACTTTCAAGACTAAGATCTACCACCCTAATGTGGATGAGAAGGGCCAGGTATGCTTGCCGATCATCAGCAATGAGAACTGGAAACCTACCACCAAGATAGACCAGG TGATCCAAGCACTGATAACCTTGGTGAATAAGCCAGAGCCAGCCCATCCACTGCGTGCTGATTTGGCAGAAGAGTTCACCAAAGACTATGAGCGTTTCCTGTGCAATGCTGAAGATTATACCCACGAATTCAGTGAGAAGCGGCCATATAAGTGA
- the UBE2L6 gene encoding ubiquitin/ISG15-conjugating enzyme E2 L6 isoform X2, with product MAAASRRVAKELDEIKKARFHCFQNIEADETNVLLWKGLLVPADHPYNGGAFWIEISFPCEYPLKPPKITFKTKIYHPNVDEKGQVCLPIISNENWKPTTKIDQVIQALITLVNKPEPAHPLRADLAEEFTKDYERFLCNAEDYTHEFSEKRPYK from the exons ATGGCGGCGGCGAGCAGGAGAGTGGCGAAG GAGCTGGATGAGATTAAGAAGGCACGGTTCCATTGCTTCCAGAATATTGAAGCGGATGAGACCAATGTCCTCCTCTGGAAGGGGCTTCTAGTGCCA GCTGATCACCCATACAATGGTGGTGCATTTTGGATTGAGATCAGCTTTCCATGTGAGTATCCACTCAAGCCCCCCAAGATCACTTTCAAGACTAAGATCTACCACCCTAATGTGGATGAGAAGGGCCAGGTATGCTTGCCGATCATCAGCAATGAGAACTGGAAACCTACCACCAAGATAGACCAGG TGATCCAAGCACTGATAACCTTGGTGAATAAGCCAGAGCCAGCCCATCCACTGCGTGCTGATTTGGCAGAAGAGTTCACCAAAGACTATGAGCGTTTCCTGTGCAATGCTGAAGATTATACCCACGAATTCAGTGAGAAGCGGCCATATAAGTGA
- the UBE2L6 gene encoding ubiquitin/ISG15-conjugating enzyme E2 L6 isoform X3 — translation MYASGHWEIKELDEIKKARFHCFQNIEADETNVLLWKGLLVPADHPYNGGAFWIEISFPCEYPLKPPKITFKTKIYHPNVDEKGQVCLPIISNENWKPTTKIDQVIQALITLVNKPEPAHPLRADLAEEFTKDYERFLCNAEDYTHEFSEKRPYK, via the exons ATGTATGCCAGTGGCCATTGGGAAATTAAG GAGCTGGATGAGATTAAGAAGGCACGGTTCCATTGCTTCCAGAATATTGAAGCGGATGAGACCAATGTCCTCCTCTGGAAGGGGCTTCTAGTGCCA GCTGATCACCCATACAATGGTGGTGCATTTTGGATTGAGATCAGCTTTCCATGTGAGTATCCACTCAAGCCCCCCAAGATCACTTTCAAGACTAAGATCTACCACCCTAATGTGGATGAGAAGGGCCAGGTATGCTTGCCGATCATCAGCAATGAGAACTGGAAACCTACCACCAAGATAGACCAGG TGATCCAAGCACTGATAACCTTGGTGAATAAGCCAGAGCCAGCCCATCCACTGCGTGCTGATTTGGCAGAAGAGTTCACCAAAGACTATGAGCGTTTCCTGTGCAATGCTGAAGATTATACCCACGAATTCAGTGAGAAGCGGCCATATAAGTGA